The segment CCAAAAATTGAAGGAAGTTCTGGCATCGATGAATATGGTCGCCGAGGGCGTGCGCACGACGCAGGCAACGCATGCCTTCGCGCAAAAGCACAGCATCGAGTTGCCGATCACGCGCGCCGTTTTTGAAGTTCTGTTCGAAGACAAGAATCCCGTGCAAGCCGTGAATGATCTGATGACGCGCGAGGCAAAGATGGAGAAGTTTGGGTAGGTTAAGACAATTTCACCGGAATAACGTGCGAGCGAGGTATTGACATGAAATATACGATTGTTTTACGCCAGTCTGAGGAAGGCTATAGCGTTTCTTGTCCGGCTTTGCCCGGTTGTTGGTCGCAAGGAGCAACTGAACAGGAAGCGATCAATAACATTCGAGATGCAATTCAGGAATATCTCGCTGCCATTTCCGATTCCGTACAGGATGCTGATGTTCGCGAAATCGATGTTGCCGTTTAACCATGCTGAAGCTTCCTGGCATCAATCACCTGCAAGCAGTGAAAGCCCTGGAGAAAGCTGGCTTTCACATCGCGCGACAAGGAAAGCACATCGTCATGTCTGACGGCGTACACTATGTGACAATTCCGCGACACAATCCTGTTAACGCATACACGATGGCCGGTATTGTTCGGGACGCAGGCTTACAATGAAAATCCCGCATCGTGCGATGAATTTCGCAAACTGCTTTGATTCTGAAAACACTTGTCTGGCTGCTGCAAGGCCAGAATTCATACACAAACGGAGTAACGCATGATTCCCGCTCACATCAATCGCGATAAAATTTATATCGAAAACATCGGCGCGCATGCCGGCAAGGAAGTGAAACTCTATGGCTGGCTTTACAATGCGCGGCACAAGGGCAAGCTGTGGTTCCTGCTGCTGCGTGACGGCACCGGCATCATGCAATGCGTGGTTTCCCGGCAGGATGTCGGCGAAGAAATCTTCAGCCGCTGCGAGCAGCTCACCCAGGAAAGCTCGTTTGTGGCCACCGGCACGGTGCGGGCGGATCAACGCGCGCCCGGCGGTTACGAGCTGCTGGTGAAGAACATCGAGATCGTGCACGTTGCGCAGGATTATCCGATCACGCCCAAGGAGCACGGGGACACGTTCTTGATGGATCATCGCCATCTCTGGCTGCGCTCCTCGCGCCAGCATGCGATTCTGCGTGTGCGGCACACCATCATCAAAGCCATTCGCGATTTTTTCGACGGCCAGGGTTTCACTCTGCTCGACGCGCCGATTTTCACGCCGGCCGCTTGCGAAGGCACGACCACGCTGTTCGAAACCGATTATTTTGGCGACAAGGCTTACCTCACGCAAAGTGGCCAGCTTTACATGGAACCCGGTTGCGCCGCGTTCGGCAAGGTCTATTGCTTCGGCCCGACCTTCCGCGCCGAGAAATCCAAAACCCGCCGCCATCTCACCGAATTCTGGATGGTCGAGCCGGAAGTGGCTTACATGGATCTCGCCGGCGACATGGAGCTGGCCGAGCATTTTGTCGAGTTCATCGTGCAGCGCGTGCTGGAATCCCGCCGCGAAGAATTGAAGGTGCTGGAGCGCGACACCAGCAAGCTCGAAAAGATCGTGCGGCCATTTCCGCGATTGAGTTATGAGGAGGCCGC is part of the bacterium genome and harbors:
- a CDS encoding type II toxin-antitoxin system HicA family toxin — encoded protein: MLKLPGINHLQAVKALEKAGFHIARQGKHIVMSDGVHYVTIPRHNPVNAYTMAGIVRDAGLQ
- a CDS encoding type II toxin-antitoxin system HicB family antitoxin, producing MKYTIVLRQSEEGYSVSCPALPGCWSQGATEQEAINNIRDAIQEYLAAISDSVQDADVREIDVAV
- the asnS gene encoding asparagine--tRNA ligase, with the protein product MIPAHINRDKIYIENIGAHAGKEVKLYGWLYNARHKGKLWFLLLRDGTGIMQCVVSRQDVGEEIFSRCEQLTQESSFVATGTVRADQRAPGGYELLVKNIEIVHVAQDYPITPKEHGDTFLMDHRHLWLRSSRQHAILRVRHTIIKAIRDFFDGQGFTLLDAPIFTPAACEGTTTLFETDYFGDKAYLTQSGQLYMEPGCAAFGKVYCFGPTFRAEKSKTRRHLTEFWMVEPEVAYMDLAGDMELAEHFVEFIVQRVLESRREELKVLERDTSKLEKIVRPFPRLSYEEAAKMLTTPEAVAYAKEREAPPFQPGSDLGGADESFLTEKFDKPLLVHRYPAAVKAFYMKNDPENPDKALAVDVLAPEGYGEIIGGGQREDDLATLEAKIKAHDLPLEAFRWYLDVRRFGSVPHAGFGLGVERTVAWICGLHHVRETIPFARLMHRLYP